The following nucleotide sequence is from Mycosarcoma maydis chromosome 21, whole genome shotgun sequence.
CATGAAGAACAGATCTCATTATGGTATATTGTTACGGTTAGGCTCACTGTATATACAGTTCACTTTCGCACTCTACCCACTCTATCAGCCGGACACACTGAGAACACACACAGCTTCAGCCACGTATCTGACCATATGATTGCGTTGGCATTCCTTTCGTTGATCCAGACTAGGCTATTGACGCTTAAGGCAACCGCTTTTGCAACTCCAAAAAGTTCGGAGTACCTGCACCGGTAACCGCATCCCAACCACTGGCCGCAGGGAAACCAGTGGTGTTGCAACCCACACTGCTACCTTGTGTGATATCGTTCAACGCGCGTGTGCCGATCCAGCGCTTGTAGATCAATGGGTTGATAAAGCCAAGCGAAGGCTTGCCTTTGCTGATCCTGTCGTCGTTCAGCAGGCCAATCACCGAGCTGAATGTAGgcgccgaagccgaggtACCGTAGATGAGGTAGTTGGCGCCCCCGATGCGGATCACGTATCTCGAACCCTGAGCAGCTACGTCCGGGTACGCACGACCCCAACGGTTGTACAGCCCCTGGTACTTGTTACCCAGCGACTTGACGTACGGCAACACGGCGTCAGCCTGGTACCAAGCCGTCGGGAAGAGGTTGCTGAATCCACCGCCCGAGTAGAAGCCAGGCAAGTCGCCATCCACCGCGATCTCTGGTGCAAAGTTCTGCGTAGCTCCCACAGTGGTAGCAAATGGGCAGCTGGCAGGGAAGGCGGGCAAGAACGTCGCTTTCCCCTTGCGCGAGTAAGCTCCATTGGAAATGCACAATCCGTCAGGACCAACACCACTGTCACCCGAAGAATACACGGTAGTCACACCGCGCGCTCCCAAAGCCATAATATAGTTGCACACCCTCAGCGCATACGCCTTGGGAACCGCCTGTTCATCGTCGCCGTACGAGGTCGAAAGCACCTTGGGAAGCTTGTCGTCCGGCAGCGAGAGGAGGTAGTTCATCTGCAACTCGTATGGCTCGTTGGTGTTGTTGACTGTATTCTTATCCGGGATGAAGGGCGGCGATCCAGCAGTGGTGTAGTAGGTGAACGGGATGGGGAAACTGATGCCACCCACCGTTTGCACGTCCAAGTTGGCTTCGGATCCCGGGTCGCTCTGCGTGTTGAGTCCCCCCGCGATGCTCTGCACGGTAAAGTTGTATCCTGCCTGTGCAGCATCGGGACGTTGCTGCGAGAGGTAGCCTGAGAAATCGGCAAAGCTAGCAAACTCGTTCAAGAAACCAGAGATACCCAGGTGAAACTTGCTCGCCGCTTTAGGCACGTAGTTGACCGTCTTGTAGAACGTTCGCAGGCACAGAGAGGTGACTTTGGCAGGGTTGCACTCGGCGGGCTGACCGTCAGCGACCTTGGCGTTGGCATCGGTAATctcgttgtcgtcgagcttctcgacgaTGATCTTGCTGCCAGCAATGTCGTTGCTGTTTCCACGAGGTTCGGTGAACAGCGTCAAGGGACCAACGTAGTCAAGGTGCTCTGAAATGTGTTCGGGGACACTGTATTCGGGTGAACGTAGAGCAAGGGTACCGCTACGCTTGTGCTCGTACAAGCCCAGGTCGGCGTTGAGCAGTTTTCTCGCCTGGCGAGCGGGGACGTGCACGGTAAAGGTATCTTTGGACAGCGaacgagcagcaaggtgTTCGTCAATGTGGATGCCTGCCTCGCGCAGCCACAGTTCGACCTCGTCCACGGCTCGCTTGTGAGGCTCAAGGTAAGAGGCAACCTCTTGAGCGGAAAGGTGGCGACCGTACAGTTCATGTTCCGGGTCAGACGTCTGACGAAGCCTCTTTTCGAGCGAAGAAATGTCGCGTTGCTTGAGAGCGAAGCGAAGAGCCACTggctcgtcatcagcagcatcggaTCTTCGTACCCAATCAGCAGGCACGTTGACCGATTCTTTGATCACTAGTTTCGGGGAACGACGCACTGCTGCCGCATCGGCCATCACAGCGAGTGAGGTGAAGGCAAcgagcgccttgatggTGACCAGCTTCATAGTGGTGGTAGTAGTCAATCAGAACGGCAGGTCGACAAGTATGATGTAGGTGTATGCAAGGCGAGTCTCACCTAACCGACACGAGGTGGACAAGAACCCAGGAGGGGGAGCGAGGCGAAAAGGTCGATGGTTGGGACAGCTCATTTTGTTTGCGTTCAGGGTTGTGGCTAGCTATATATGCGGCTGCGGCTATTGGGTTGAGCATGGCTAGAAGGCGGCATCTCTGAGGTGCTGCACAGACCGCTGCAACTTCCGCCGTATTACGGCAAAAGCGGCAATTGCTTGCTTCGTCCGTCGGTTACGACAATTGGTCTGCTTCCGTGCAGCAACGGATGCATTTGCGCGTATTGTAGCAGTCGATGTCACAGTGACAGCCGATGAGGTGATAcaagatggccaagagGTAACGCGGAAGAGAATCACCCGAAAGCGCCCAAGCCTAAAATACCGTCTTGGGATGAGCCCCAGCATGGCGATAGCATTCGCAATTTTGGTGAGCAGCCAAtgctcacgactgttgATTTGCGCGATTGCAGAGCGTTGTTCGATCAGAGAAGCTCTCGCGGATGAAAGCGAAAACGGAGCAGGGTCTTCCATAACCATCTCGCTTATGGGGGAAAGGGTGTTGGGTAGGCGGCAGTATTAACGACAAGATGGTGCTTAAGCGAGGGGGGAGggggattcgtga
It contains:
- a CDS encoding uncharacterized protein (related to Tripeptidyl-peptidase I precursor); this encodes MKLVTIKALVAFTSLAVMADAAAVRRSPKLVIKESVNVPADWVRRSDAADDEPVALRFALKQRDISSLEKRLRQTSDPEHELYGRHLSAQEVASYLEPHKRAVDEVELWLREAGIHIDEHLAARSLSKDTFTVHVPARQARKLLNADLGLYEHKRSGTLALRSPEYSVPEHISEHLDYVGPLTLFTEPRGNSNDIAGSKIIVEKLDDNEITDANAKVADGQPAECNPAKVTSLCLRTFYKTVNYVPKAASKFHLGISGFLNEFASFADFSGYLSQQRPDAAQAGYNFTVQSIAGGLNTQSDPGSEANLDVQTVGGISFPIPFTYYTTAGSPPFIPDKNTVNNTNEPYELQMNYLLSLPDDKLPKVLSTSYGDDEQAVPKAYALRVCNYIMALGARGVTTVYSSGDSGVGPDGLCISNGAYSRKGKATFLPAFPASCPFATTVGATQNFAPEIAVDGDLPGFYSGGGFSNLFPTAWYQADAVLPYVKSLGNKYQGLYNRWGRAYPDVAAQGSRYVIRIGGANYLIYGTSASAPTFSSVIGLLNDDRISKGKPSLGFINPLIYKRWIGTRALNDITQGSSVGCNTTGFPAASGWDAVTGAGTPNFLELQKRLP